Proteins encoded by one window of Venturia canescens isolate UGA chromosome 2, ASM1945775v1, whole genome shotgun sequence:
- the LOC122405772 gene encoding zinc finger protein 728-like isoform X2, protein MGRADDKEGEALSSEADDDKDKDYSDKYASDADEPENLDVDSKKKYKCTEPGCTARFLRPSRLTWHLRKHNDERPYKCSIKGCTRAYTNSSHLKRHENTHKPITTTYTCNECLLEVGSLFSLKRHCKMIHDPKRLTCADCGAKFRKKHCYNEHLSMHAGISMYKCEVCQVECPTLRLLKKHQLSHNKKKTYACKAPDCTKVFDKWSLLAKHVETDHQFGMSEKGYEKAKGIIEEWFLDGLWGGSVPDTKNDDCNAKTT, encoded by the exons ATGGGCAGGGCTGATGACAAAGAAGGTGAAGCCCTGTCATCAGAAGCCGATGATGATAAAGATAAAGATTATTCAGATAAATATGCGTCAGATGCGGATGAACCAGAAAACCTCGATGTAGATTCCAAAAAAAAGTACAAGTGCACCGAACCTGGTTGTACTGCTAGATTTCTACGACCTTCTCGTCTAACTTGGCATCTTCGAAAACATAATGACGAA AGACCCTACAAGTGCAGTATTAAGGGATGTACCAGAGCGTATACAAATTCCTCACATCTGAAGCGACATGAGAATACTCACAAGCCCATAACAACAACATATAC ATGTAATGAATGTTTGCTGGAAGTCGGCAGTCTTTTTAGTCTGAAGCGTCATTGTAAAATGATTCATGATCCAAAGAGACTAACTTGTGCTGACTGCGGAGCAAAGTTTCGCAAAAAGCACTGTTATAACGAACATCTTTCTATGCACGCTGGTATCTCTATGTACAAGTGTGAGGTTTGCCAAGTCGAATGTCCTACTCTCAGACTACTGAAAAAGCATCAACTTTCACATAACAAGAAAAAGACTTATGCCTGCAAAGCACCAGACTGTACAAAAGTTTTTGACAAATGGTCCTTGTTGGCTAAACACGTGGAAACCGATCATCAGTTCG GTATGAGCGAAAAGGGGtacgaaaaggcgaaaggtaTCATCGAGGAATGGTTTCTCGACGGCTTATGGGGTGGATCTGTTCCTGACACGAAAAATGATGATTGCAACGCCAAGACGACTTGA
- the LOC122405772 gene encoding protein suppressor of hairy wing-like isoform X1 — protein sequence MGRADDKEGEALSSEADDDKDKDYSDKYASDADEPENLDVDSKKKYKCTEPGCTARFLRPSRLTWHLRKHNDERPYKCSIKGCTRAYTNSSHLKRHENTHKPITTTYTCNECLLEVGSLFSLKRHCKMIHDPKRLTCADCGAKFRKKHCYNEHLSMHAGISMYKCEVCQVECPTLRLLKKHQLSHNKKKTYACKAPDCTKVFDKWSLLAKHVETDHQFDRRCSKCDKTFKTKRQLDAHSSIHVNENIFASCPYPNCPKFYAHQKNLDEHVLSFHEGRRFICDTCDLGLTSKASLIRHIKKIHESPHEPRKKPRTTKRRRKDAGFAKTSMAIRLTGMKVSLEVDKMVLKRKPKIDLKNPAGLGSSQRNNGPAPSMSKDIDEGNAETISKNSLLTKATVGFDRSTQCFVSLEKVDEPGKKICTVVEQKIINVNDNLSKSTIIAAMEEEKMNIENNSSTSAEAKAMEEKSTNVENNSAKSIIAEALGREKIIVENNSAKPALTEAMDVEKMNVEDSSVPTIPGSMENKRINVEDNFPKPLAVMEEGRTNNGNNFYVPELTDDEILSSVDSLLKSGTLIVPEKNMEEFSDVEEDNSALLLLTEQLLHDDVNYSVNSSLEQSMVICEDLNVDETLSDSSKTE from the exons ATGGGCAGGGCTGATGACAAAGAAGGTGAAGCCCTGTCATCAGAAGCCGATGATGATAAAGATAAAGATTATTCAGATAAATATGCGTCAGATGCGGATGAACCAGAAAACCTCGATGTAGATTCCAAAAAAAAGTACAAGTGCACCGAACCTGGTTGTACTGCTAGATTTCTACGACCTTCTCGTCTAACTTGGCATCTTCGAAAACATAATGACGAA AGACCCTACAAGTGCAGTATTAAGGGATGTACCAGAGCGTATACAAATTCCTCACATCTGAAGCGACATGAGAATACTCACAAGCCCATAACAACAACATATAC ATGTAATGAATGTTTGCTGGAAGTCGGCAGTCTTTTTAGTCTGAAGCGTCATTGTAAAATGATTCATGATCCAAAGAGACTAACTTGTGCTGACTGCGGAGCAAAGTTTCGCAAAAAGCACTGTTATAACGAACATCTTTCTATGCACGCTGGTATCTCTATGTACAAGTGTGAGGTTTGCCAAGTCGAATGTCCTACTCTCAGACTACTGAAAAAGCATCAACTTTCACATAACAAGAAAAAGACTTATGCCTGCAAAGCACCAGACTGTACAAAAGTTTTTGACAAATGGTCCTTGTTGGCTAAACACGTGGAAACCGATCATCAGTTCG ATCGCCGGTGCAGCAAGTGCGACAAAACTTTCAAGACGAAACGACAGTTAGACGCTCATTCATCGATTCACGTGAACGAGAACATCTTTGCGTCATGCCCGTATCCAAATTGTCCGAAATTTTACGCCCATCAGAAGAATTTGGATGAACATGTACTGTCTTTCCACGAAGGACGTAGATTCATTTGTGATACGTGCGATTTGGGACTGACTTCAAAAGCATCTTTGATAAggcacattaaaaaaattcatgagtcTCCGCATGAGCCTCGGAAAAAGCCCAGGACGACGAAGAGGCGTCGCAAAGATGCTGGCTTTGCAAAAACCAGTATGGCGATCAGGCTTACCGGCATGAAAGTTTCATTAGAAGTGGATAAAATGGTGCTGAAAAGGAAACCtaaaattgatttaaaaaacccAGCTGGACTGGGAAGTTCACAGAGGAACAATGGCCCTGCTCCGTCTATGTCAAAAGATATTGATGAAGGTAACGCAGAAACAATATCGAAGAACAGCCTTTTAACGAAAGCAACCGTAGGGTTTGATAGGAGCACTCAATGTTTTGTGTctttggaaaaagttgatgaacCAGGAAAGAAGATATGTACAGTAGTAGAACAGAAAATAATCAATGTTAACGATAATCTTTCAAAATCCACAATCATCGCAGCaatggaagaggaaaaaatgaatattgaaaataattcttcaacATCAGCAGAAGCCAAAGCAATGGAAGAAAAGTCAACTAATGTAGAAAATAATTCCGCAAAATCAATAATCGCTGAAGCGCTTGGaagggaaaaaataattgtagaAAACAATTCTGCAAAACCTGCATTAACTGAAGCAATGGATGTAGAGAAGATGAATGTTGAAGATTCCTCAGTACCGACAATTCCTGGATCGATGgaaaacaaaagaataaaTGTTGAAGATAATTTTCCGAAGCCTTTAGCAGTGATGGAAGAAGGGAGAACAAATAATGGAAATAATTTCTATGTGCCTGAACTAACGGACGATGAAATATTGTCTTCCGTAGATAGTTTGTTAAAATCGGGCACGTTGATTgtaccagaaaaaaatatggaagaaTTCTCTGACGTCGAAGAAGACAATTCTGCATTGTTATTGTTGACTGAGCAGTTGTTACACGATGATGTCAATTACTCTGTAAACTCTAGTCTGGAGCAATCCATGGTAATATGCGAGGACCTGAACGTTGACGAGACGCTGAGCGATTCGTCGAAAACAGAATAA